The sequence below is a genomic window from Tenacibaculum tangerinum.
TGGTTTCAGTTTTAATTTCTATTAAAAAGTTTCATACTTTTTTTTCTAAAGAAGCTAGCTATATTCCTTTTTTAAGTGAGAATAATAAAAACAAAAAGTATTACGATAACACGCAAATAAACGCTAATGTTTTATTGGTACTGCAACAAATTTTAACCGCAAAGAACCAAAGCTCGATGCGCAACCTTTATATAAAAGGGAAAACATACGAACTATTGAGTTTGCATTTTGATAGTGGTGAAAACACAAATGAAGAATATTGTCCTTTTTTAGTAGATGACCGTGAAGTTTTAAAAATTAGAAAAGCAAAAGACATTATTATTGCTAGAATGAGTGAACCACCAAGTTTACAAGATTTAGCAAATGAAGTAGGTTTGAACTTAAAAAAGTTAAAAGAGGGCTTCAAACAAATTTATGGCGATACTGTATACAGCTTTTTGTTTGACTATAAAATGGATCATGCCCGTAAACTTTTAGAAAGCAACCAATACAATGTAAACGAAGTTGGTTTACAGGTTGGCTACAGCACTTCTAGTCACTTTATTGCTGCTTTTAAAAAGAAATTTGGCACGACTCCTAAACAATATGTAATGAGTTTGACGCAGTAGGCTGTTGGCTGTTGGCTGTTGGCTGTTGGCTGTTGGCTGTTGGCTGTTGGCTGTTGGCTGTTGGCTGTTGGCTGTTGGCTGTTGGTAAAACTAAAAAAAATCAACTTTCTAACTTTCTAACTAAAAAAATGAAACAACTCACTCATTACGACATAGAAAACCATCAACAAAGTTTTCCGATAACTATTGTTTGTGATGCTATCCGTACTCCTGAGAATATCGGAATGTGTTTTCGTATTTCAGAGAGTTTTGGAGTATCAAAAATATATTTACACGAGAGTTCTCCTACTGTAGACAATAGAATTGTTAAGAAAACGGCTCGAAACACCATTCAACAAATACCATACGATACCTATAGTAACTTTGAGCAACTAATTGAACAATTAAAAGAAGAAGGAAATACTATTATTGGAATTGAAATTACCGATGAAAGTATAAATATTAGCGATTATGATTTTACATCAGATGCTAAAATTGTGTTACTTTTGGGTAGCGAAAGAAACGGCATATCAAATGTAAATTTAGTAGATGCAACAGTAGCCATACCTATGTATGGGCGTAATTCTAGCATGAATGTAATTCATAGTTTAGCCATTGCGCTGTACGAAACAACAAACCAGTTAAATAAAAAGAACCTGAAATAAATTCAGCCACAATATGAAAGGAGTTTTATTAGTAAATCTTGGATCACCAGATAGTACAAACCCTAAAGACGTAAAAAAATACTTAGGAGAGTTTTTAATGGACGAACGTGTTATTGACGTTCCTTATTGGTTAAGAACCTTTATTGTTAAGGGTATTATTTTAAATACACGACCAAAAAAATCTGCCGAGGCATATCAAAAAATTTGGTGGAAAGAAGGTTCTCCTTTAATTGTTTTATCTGAACGCTTACAAAACAAAGTACAAGCAAAAACAAAACTTCCTGTCGCTTTGGCTATGCGTTACGGAAATCCTTCAATTAAAAGCGGATTACAAGAACTACATGATAAGGGGGTTACAGAAGTTTTATTAGTCCCGCTATACCCTCAGTTTGCTATGGCAACTACTGAGACTATTTTAGTGCTAGCTGAAGAATTGAGAAAAGAGTTCTTTCCTAACATGAAAATTACCGATGT
It includes:
- a CDS encoding helix-turn-helix transcriptional regulator, whose amino-acid sequence is MSKNIAESTFREVPIEEGFFIIKFQNNSDETTFFKRDINNSYIQLHYCVKGNCKFHFNNNDYTFNVLDKHAIFLYNPQQDLPINLEILPRTSLVSVLISIKKFHTFFSKEASYIPFLSENNKNKKYYDNTQINANVLLVLQQILTAKNQSSMRNLYIKGKTYELLSLHFDSGENTNEEYCPFLVDDREVLKIRKAKDIIIARMSEPPSLQDLANEVGLNLKKLKEGFKQIYGDTVYSFLFDYKMDHARKLLESNQYNVNEVGLQVGYSTSSHFIAAFKKKFGTTPKQYVMSLTQ
- a CDS encoding TrmH family RNA methyltransferase; this translates as MKQLTHYDIENHQQSFPITIVCDAIRTPENIGMCFRISESFGVSKIYLHESSPTVDNRIVKKTARNTIQQIPYDTYSNFEQLIEQLKEEGNTIIGIEITDESINISDYDFTSDAKIVLLLGSERNGISNVNLVDATVAIPMYGRNSSMNVIHSLAIALYETTNQLNKKNLK